In Halosegnis marinus, one genomic interval encodes:
- a CDS encoding cation:proton antiporter, whose protein sequence is MMAGGPDLLIPTVAAIIGLGVGAQILSDRFEVPSIIFLIGAGIALGPEGLGVVTRNSFGDALPAIVGLSVAIIVFEGAFHLRASKLREAPADNVRLVTVGALIALVATAVVTKFAFDAPWDISFLIGALLVATGPTVIAPILEVVPVRDRVEAALETEGIVNDVTAAIIAVVVFEIITAGDAAPNQFLVLFAERLGTGLLVGLVVAVVVWYLLRYVDLSPGNAPQNARLLVLAGALVAYAGADYLFAEAGVAAVATAGIILGNLDVPYEEEISAFKGDVTLVVLSFVFIALAALLEFEDLLALGWGGVVVVLAVALLIRPTVVFLSTVGDRFTRGEKLFMSFVGPRGIIPASVATLFAVELQSRAEELRAAGETMQAAQLQSSATLLVGVVFLVILATVVFEGGLARYIAEYLDVIPMRVLVIGGGQVGRALAERLEDRGENVVIIEVDETKVEAARNEGHTVHIGDGTDTDVLQAAGAGNARIVAAATGDDDANLLVAQLASSKFDVETIIARANNPDNVDAFEDLGVRTISSALATAQALDNAIERPALANWMGELGRSGDVQEIEVTSEELVGRTVRDVGPELPPATLIALVSRNGETTVPEADYTLEKGDRITLIGQRESVREAMSYCNPDS, encoded by the coding sequence TTGATGGCCGGCGGGCCGGACTTGCTTATCCCGACGGTCGCGGCGATCATCGGCCTCGGCGTCGGCGCACAGATACTGTCGGACCGCTTCGAGGTCCCGAGTATCATCTTCCTCATCGGCGCGGGCATCGCGCTCGGGCCGGAGGGGCTGGGCGTCGTCACGCGGAACTCCTTCGGCGACGCGCTCCCGGCCATCGTCGGGCTGTCGGTCGCCATCATCGTCTTCGAGGGGGCGTTCCACCTCCGGGCGTCGAAACTGCGGGAAGCGCCCGCGGACAACGTCCGACTCGTCACCGTCGGGGCGCTCATCGCGCTGGTCGCCACCGCCGTGGTGACGAAGTTCGCCTTCGACGCGCCGTGGGACATCTCGTTTCTCATCGGGGCGCTGCTCGTCGCCACCGGGCCGACGGTCATCGCGCCCATCCTCGAAGTGGTTCCCGTCCGGGACCGCGTCGAGGCCGCGCTGGAGACGGAGGGTATCGTCAACGACGTGACGGCGGCCATCATCGCCGTCGTCGTCTTCGAGATAATCACGGCCGGCGACGCCGCGCCGAACCAGTTCCTCGTGCTGTTCGCGGAACGGCTCGGTACTGGGCTGCTCGTCGGCCTCGTCGTCGCCGTCGTCGTCTGGTATCTGCTCCGGTACGTGGACCTCTCGCCGGGCAACGCGCCACAGAACGCCCGCCTGCTCGTACTCGCGGGCGCGCTGGTCGCGTACGCCGGCGCGGACTACCTGTTCGCCGAGGCGGGCGTCGCCGCCGTCGCGACGGCCGGCATCATCCTCGGCAACCTCGACGTCCCCTACGAGGAGGAGATATCGGCGTTCAAGGGCGACGTGACGCTCGTCGTCCTCTCGTTCGTGTTCATCGCGCTCGCGGCGCTGCTGGAGTTCGAGGACCTGCTCGCGCTCGGCTGGGGCGGCGTCGTCGTCGTCCTCGCGGTCGCGCTCCTCATCCGGCCGACGGTCGTCTTCCTCTCGACGGTGGGCGACCGCTTCACCCGCGGCGAGAAGCTGTTCATGAGCTTCGTCGGGCCGCGCGGTATCATCCCCGCGTCCGTGGCGACGCTGTTCGCCGTGGAGCTTCAGAGCCGGGCGGAGGAGCTCCGGGCGGCGGGCGAGACGATGCAGGCGGCGCAGTTGCAGTCGAGCGCGACCCTGCTCGTCGGGGTCGTGTTCCTCGTTATCCTCGCGACGGTCGTGTTCGAGGGCGGCCTCGCGCGGTACATCGCTGAGTACCTCGACGTGATTCCAATGCGTGTACTCGTCATCGGGGGCGGACAGGTGGGCCGGGCGCTCGCCGAACGCCTCGAAGACCGGGGAGAGAACGTCGTCATCATCGAAGTCGACGAAACGAAGGTGGAGGCGGCCCGCAACGAGGGCCACACCGTCCACATCGGGGACGGGACGGACACGGACGTGTTACAGGCCGCGGGGGCGGGCAACGCCCGTATCGTCGCGGCCGCCACCGGCGACGACGACGCGAACCTGCTCGTCGCCCAGCTCGCGTCCTCGAAGTTCGACGTCGAGACGATCATCGCCCGCGCGAACAACCCCGACAACGTGGACGCGTTCGAGGACCTCGGCGTGCGGACCATCTCGTCGGCGCTCGCGACGGCGCAGGCGCTCGACAACGCCATCGAACGGCCCGCCCTCGCCAACTGGATGGGCGAACTCGGGCGGAGCGGCGACGTCCAGGAGATAGAGGTCACGAGCGAGGAACTCGTCGGGCGGACGGTCCGCGACGTCGGGCCGGAGCTGCCGCCGGCGACGCTCATCGCGCTCGTCTCTCGCAACGGCGAGACGACGGTACCCGAGGCGGACTACACGCTGGAGAAGGGTGACCGCATCACGCTCATCGGCCAGCGCGAGTCCGTCCGCGAAGCCATGTCCTACTGCAACCCGGACTCGTAA
- a CDS encoding PaaI family thioesterase, which produces MDLREIFDAMPFAEHVGIEMTAAADGEAAGYIELGAEHSSTPDRVVAHGGVPYTLADSVGGAAVMSVAMKPTPTVDMRMDYLAPSNGDRIEAEAEVVRFGDSVAVADVTVTDGEGAQVAEARGVYKTGGGEGETAWGNADDA; this is translated from the coding sequence ATGGACCTGCGGGAGATATTCGACGCGATGCCCTTCGCCGAGCACGTCGGGATCGAGATGACCGCCGCGGCCGACGGGGAGGCCGCCGGCTACATCGAACTCGGCGCGGAACACTCCTCGACGCCCGACCGGGTCGTCGCCCACGGCGGCGTCCCCTACACGCTCGCGGACAGCGTCGGCGGGGCGGCGGTGATGTCGGTGGCGATGAAGCCGACGCCGACGGTCGATATGCGCATGGACTACCTCGCGCCGTCGAACGGCGACCGCATCGAGGCCGAGGCCGAGGTGGTGCGGTTCGGCGACAGCGTCGCCGTCGCGGACGTGACCGTCACGGACGGCGAGGGAGCACAGGTCGCCGAGGCGCGCGGCGTCTACAAGACGGGCGGCGGCGAGGGCGAGACCGCGTGGGGGAACGCGGACGACGCCTGA
- a CDS encoding thiolase family protein: protein MSDSDPVIVQAVRTPFGKEDGAFADVRPEDLSIALVDEMLAETGISGEDVDDLMWGCAQQRSEQGNNMARVIALLSDLGESVPATTVNRWCASSAQTIISASDAIRAGQRDCIIAGGVESMSRVKMDANNEIHPRMNEDYNLAALSMGMTAEEVADRYDVSRETQDDFAYRSHVRASEATESGRFDDEIVPIDTPDGTVDSDEGIRHDIDRDKMAELPTVFKADGTVTPGNASQITDGAAGTMVTSRAFAEEHDLEVLAEVGNNAVAGVEPEVMGIGPIPACEQLFERSGTTADDYDLVELNEAFASQCEYCRQELGFDEDIYNVNGGAIALGHPLGASGARLPVTLIHEMHKRGAEKGLATECVGFGQGAAIEFSLPN from the coding sequence ATGAGCGACAGCGACCCGGTTATCGTGCAGGCCGTGCGGACACCGTTCGGGAAGGAGGACGGCGCGTTCGCCGACGTCCGACCCGAGGACCTCTCCATCGCGCTCGTCGACGAGATGCTCGCGGAGACGGGCATCTCCGGCGAGGACGTGGACGACCTGATGTGGGGCTGTGCCCAGCAGCGCTCGGAGCAGGGGAACAACATGGCGCGCGTCATCGCGCTGCTCTCGGACCTCGGCGAGTCCGTCCCCGCGACGACGGTCAACCGCTGGTGTGCCTCCTCCGCCCAGACCATCATCTCCGCGTCGGACGCCATCCGCGCGGGCCAGCGCGACTGCATCATCGCCGGCGGCGTCGAGTCGATGTCCCGCGTCAAGATGGACGCGAACAACGAGATCCACCCGCGCATGAACGAGGACTACAACCTCGCGGCCCTCTCGATGGGGATGACCGCCGAGGAGGTCGCGGACCGCTACGACGTCTCCCGCGAGACGCAGGACGACTTCGCGTACCGGAGCCACGTCCGCGCCAGCGAGGCGACGGAGTCCGGCCGCTTCGACGACGAGATCGTCCCCATCGACACCCCCGACGGGACGGTGGACTCGGACGAGGGCATCCGCCACGACATCGACCGCGACAAGATGGCGGAGCTCCCGACCGTGTTCAAGGCCGACGGGACGGTCACCCCCGGTAACGCCTCCCAGATCACGGACGGCGCGGCCGGCACGATGGTCACCTCCCGCGCGTTCGCGGAGGAACACGACCTCGAGGTCCTCGCGGAGGTCGGCAACAACGCCGTCGCCGGCGTCGAGCCCGAGGTCATGGGCATCGGTCCGATTCCCGCCTGCGAACAGCTGTTCGAGCGCTCGGGCACCACGGCCGACGACTACGACCTCGTCGAACTCAACGAGGCGTTCGCCTCCCAGTGCGAGTACTGCCGGCAGGAACTCGGCTTCGACGAGGACATCTACAACGTGAACGGCGGCGCCATCGCGCTGGGCCACCCGCTCGGCGCCTCCGGCGCGCGCCTCCCGGTCACGCTCATCCACGAGATGCACAAGCGCGGCGCCGAGAAGGGCCTCGCCACGGAGTGTGTCGGCTTCGGGCAGGGCGCGGCTATCGAGTTCTCGCTGCCGAACTGA
- a CDS encoding ATP-binding protein, producing MTSPEVDVVEFLLTTRLYNEHDELDERDLPPAYRRVFWSEGEVERPLNATNSNAAAATGIDRPWDAVSGLMFTDRDDFSGTVSFTDEGMAETWLLDRLDADAVAENPTLAFVFGDQFGVEYERAREANRPIHADRVWIDSLLEEMFDEEEEEMLDLVDVRAPEEIEMKLDDLVLTTDQEEEIEKVVKAIEHRDYLARIGLREIGKLLFVGPPGTGKTSVARALAHQLDLPFVEVKLSMITSQYLGETAKNVDKTFEVAKRLSPCILFMDEFDFVAKTRSSDEHAAIKRAVNTLLKSIDEVSLIQDDVLLIGATNHPDQLDSAAWRRFDEIVNFPKPDRGMRRDILNVVTRRMDIDEFDPSAIADITEGLTGSDLRLVLREAVLNALTEERTTLTQADLEEAVEGFEERDNLKNMDMMSDESAPVAGDGGHDHDHDHDH from the coding sequence ATGACGAGTCCCGAGGTCGATGTCGTCGAGTTCCTCCTCACGACGCGCCTCTACAACGAACACGACGAACTGGACGAGCGCGACCTCCCCCCGGCGTACCGACGCGTCTTCTGGTCGGAGGGGGAAGTCGAGCGGCCGCTGAACGCGACGAACTCGAACGCCGCCGCCGCCACCGGTATCGACCGCCCGTGGGACGCCGTCTCCGGGCTGATGTTCACCGACCGCGACGACTTCTCCGGCACCGTCTCCTTCACCGACGAGGGGATGGCGGAGACGTGGCTCCTCGACCGCCTCGACGCCGACGCCGTCGCCGAGAACCCGACGCTCGCGTTCGTCTTCGGCGACCAGTTCGGCGTCGAGTACGAGCGCGCCCGCGAGGCGAACCGCCCCATCCACGCCGACCGGGTCTGGATCGACTCGCTGCTGGAGGAGATGTTCGACGAGGAGGAGGAGGAGATGCTCGACCTCGTGGACGTGCGCGCGCCCGAGGAGATAGAGATGAAGCTCGACGACCTCGTTCTCACCACCGACCAGGAGGAGGAGATAGAGAAGGTCGTCAAGGCCATCGAGCACCGCGACTACCTCGCGCGCATCGGTCTGCGCGAGATCGGGAAACTGCTGTTCGTCGGGCCGCCGGGCACCGGCAAGACCTCCGTGGCGCGCGCGCTCGCCCACCAGCTCGACCTCCCGTTCGTCGAGGTGAAGCTCTCGATGATAACGAGCCAGTACCTCGGCGAGACGGCCAAGAACGTGGACAAGACGTTCGAGGTGGCGAAGCGGCTCTCGCCGTGTATCCTGTTCATGGACGAGTTCGACTTCGTGGCGAAGACGCGCTCGTCGGACGAACACGCGGCCATCAAGCGCGCGGTCAACACCCTGCTCAAGAGCATCGACGAGGTGAGCCTGATCCAGGACGACGTGCTGCTCATCGGCGCGACGAACCACCCCGACCAGCTCGACTCGGCGGCGTGGCGCCGCTTCGACGAGATCGTGAACTTCCCGAAGCCGGACCGCGGCATGCGCCGCGACATCCTCAACGTCGTCACCCGCCGGATGGACATCGACGAGTTCGACCCCTCCGCCATCGCCGACATCACCGAGGGGCTGACGGGGAGCGACCTCCGGCTCGTCCTCCGCGAGGCCGTCCTGAACGCGCTCACCGAGGAGCGGACGACCCTGACGCAGGCCGACCTGGAGGAGGCCGTCGAGGGGTTCGAGGAGCGGGACAACCTCAAGAACATGGACATGATGTCCGACGAGTCGGCCCCGGTCGCGGGCGACGGCGGTCACGACCACGACCACGATCACGACCACTGA